A stretch of the bacterium genome encodes the following:
- a CDS encoding 4Fe-4S binding protein — translation MAVKVDKKKCNGCGTCKDICPVNAIKIENERAVISDDCVECGACVNQCPNEAISI, via the coding sequence ATGGCAGTCAAAGTTGATAAAAAGAAATGCAATGGTTGTGGAACGTGTAAAGATATTTGTCCGGTTAATGCGATAAAGATCGAGAATGAAAGGGCTGTAATCAGCGATGATTGCGTGGAATGCGGCGCTTGCGTAAATCAATGCCCAAATGAAGCAATTTCAATTTAG
- a CDS encoding NifB/NifX family molybdenum-iron cluster-binding protein produces the protein MKICVTAEGKNLDSKVDPRFGRCQNFIIADTDTLEFEAIGNPNIESMGGAGIQSAQLVASKQVKAVVTGNVGPNAFQTLQAAGVEVFTGASGTVKEAIEKYKRGEFKANSSPSVGSHSGIPNKKK, from the coding sequence ATGAAGATTTGTGTTACAGCAGAAGGAAAAAATTTGGATTCTAAGGTAGATCCGCGTTTTGGCAGGTGCCAGAATTTTATTATTGCTGATACCGATACTTTAGAATTCGAGGCTATTGGAAATCCGAATATCGAATCCATGGGAGGCGCGGGTATTCAGTCTGCGCAGCTGGTTGCTTCAAAACAGGTTAAGGCTGTGGTTACGGGAAACGTCGGGCCGAATGCTTTTCAAACACTACAGGCGGCGGGGGTAGAAGTTTTTACCGGCGCATCAGGCACGGTTAAAGAAGCGATTGAGAAATATAAAAGAGGAGAATTTAAGGCGAATTCCAGCCCAAGCGTAGGTTCGCACTCTGGAATACCGAATAAGAAAAAGTAA